One genomic window of Quercus lobata isolate SW786 chromosome 9, ValleyOak3.0 Primary Assembly, whole genome shotgun sequence includes the following:
- the LOC115961830 gene encoding serine/threonine-protein kinase-like protein At1g28390, producing the protein MGYFSCNAESAIATCDPHNWDLSKNRRKPKTQKYKTNNNNNHNNNRKIREFYYNELVAATNGFSAEFFLGKGSHGSVYKAVLDDGKLIAAVKKTKLHNSSTTTNRRFQNQQSSNCTNCNNCTSPAENEIEILSRVHHPRLVNLLGFSSDSLNDNKLIVVEYMPNGSLYEILHSSSTSRPPGWTRRVRFAVQIAKAVQVLHSANPPVIHRDIKSSNVLIDEKGNARLGDFGLALRGHVEDVRVKCTPPAGTLGYLDPNYLAPSDLSSKSDVFSFGILLLEIISGRHAIDVNYSPPSVVDWAVPLIKRGDFAGICDVRVGSPPNPVVIKNMAVLAARCVRSTAEKRPAMSEVVECLKLVAKKAHAPPIWNNLKRRVGRVEESRPLMKWEAYDRSEEVDNVNVNANTKLGSRRNRKVSSVSSAEYGNEGIYEGILLRRRNVTKSVHMPSLQWTQYAGVLDPIFTTNETIGDRMVRSRSVGHFSEIKVGSDSNVGATRSLLARRKPGVAVKMPTVRLSKSRSMGVLHSPRLVHYNNKGYVVEFEGKSNSTTGFDTSKMVISLDEKSEKEMLERPLVSI; encoded by the coding sequence ATGGGATATTTCTCATGCAATGCAGAGTCAGCAATAGCCACATGCGATCCCCACAATTGGGATCTCagcaaaaacagaagaaaaccaaaaacccagaagtacaaaaccaataataacaacaaccacaacaacaacagaaAAATCAGAGAGTTTTATTACAACGAACTTGTCGCCGCAACAAACGGTTTCTCCGCCGAGTTTTTCTTAGGCAAAGGCAGTCACGGCAGTGTCTACAAGGCCGTCCTCGACGATGGGAAGCTCATCGCCGCCGTTAAAAAAACAAAGCTACATAACTCATCAACGACAACGAATAGAAGATTCCAAAACCAACAGAGTAGTAACTGTACCAACTGTAATAACTGTACAAGCCCAGCGGAGAACGAGATTGAGATTCTATCCAGAGTACACCACCCTCGGCTTGTGAATCTATTGGGCTTTTCTTCTGACTCCCTAAACGACAACAAGCTCATTGTCGTTGAGTACATGCCTAACGGTTCGTTATATGAGATATTGCATTCAAGTTCAACTTCGAGGCCACCCGGGTGGACTCGTCGGGTCAGGTTCGCGGTTCAAATAGCGAAAGCGGTTCAAGTACTACACTCGGCGAATCCGCCTGTTATTCACCGAGATATCAAGTCGTCGAACGTGTTGATCGACGAGAAAGGGAACGCGAGGCTCGGGGATTTCGGTTTGGCCCTGAGGGGACACGTGGAAGACGTGCGGGTGAAGTGTACGCCTCCGGCGGGTACGTTGGGGTATTTGGATCCGAATTATCTCGCTCCGTCGGATCTGAGTTCGAAGAGCGATGTTTTCAGCTTCGGGATCTTGCTCTTGGAGATCATCAGCGGGAGGCACGCGATTGATGTGAATTACAGCCCGCCGTCGGTGGTGGATTGGGCGGTTCCGTTGATTAAGCGAGGAGATTTCGCCGGAATTTGTGACGTTCGGGTCGGATCTCCGCCGAATCCGGTGGTGATTAAAAACATGGCGGTTCTGGCCGCGCGATGCGTTAGATCGACGGCGGAGAAGCGTCCGGCGATGAGTGAAGTGGTGGAGTGTTTGAAACTCGTAGCCAAAAAAGCTCACGCGCCGCCGATTTGGAATAACCTGAAACGGCGGGTGGGGCGCGTGGAGGAATCTCGGCCGTTGATGAAGTGGGAAGCGTATGATCGTAGTGAAGAGGTTGATAATGTTAATGTTAATGCCAATACGAAACTTGGAAGCAGGAGGAATAGGAAAGTATCCAGTGTCTCGAGTGCAGAGTATGGAAATGAAGGGATTTACGAAGGGATTTTGTTGCGACGAAGAAACGTGACTAAAAGTGTACACATGCCGTCGTTACAATGGACACAATACGCTGGAGTACTAGATCCAATCTTTACCACGAATGAAACTATCGGTGATCGAATGGTTAGATCGAGATCTGTCGGTCATTTTAGCGAAATAAAAGTGGGGTCGGATTCGAATGTGGGAGCCACTCGATCTTTGTTAGCTAGGAGGAAGCCTGGGGTGGCAGTGAAAATGCCAACGGTAAGGTTAAGCAAGTCGAGGTCTATGGGAGTGTTACATAGTCCACGTTTAGTACACTACAATAATAAAGGGTATGTGGTTGAATTTGAAGGGAAATCGAATTCAACAACAGGATTCGATACGTCCAAGATGGTGATTAGTTTGGACGAGAAGTCTGAAAAGGAAATGCTTGAAAGACCATTGGTTTCAATTTAA